Sequence from the Bacillus spongiae genome:
GTGATAGGGAAAGCATTTATAAATCCTCCTAGTGTTTGTTTAGTCGCTAACATTATGACCAGGATTTTATAGATGCTTTCCTATTTTTATGGATAAATCACAAAATTTGGTGATGAACCAAAAAATTAGGACAAAAATTAATGATGAAAATGGAGAAATCATACAAAATATATATGGAGAAGGGTATAGGATGAATACCTACGTAAAAAGATGAGCTTAAAAAGAAAATATCTCATTATCTTAATCTTAGTCATAATCAGCGTCCCCGTCTCCGTACTGTTCATGAATTTGGTTGCTCTCGGATTTTATAAATTGATATTTACACAAAATGTTCCTTTTCATGAATCTTTCGCTTATACGATCATGTACGGACTATTTATATTGTCTTTTATGATTTTGGCCTATTTCTTCTCAAGGTCAATAAATTCTTTACTAAAGAAAATTACCATACTCAATAATACAATTAGAGATTTAGCAAAAAGTGAAGAAATTCCAGAGAAAATAGAAATACATAGTAAAGATGAAGTGGGGGATCTTATTAAATCTGTAAATTTACTAATTGAAAGAACAACCTATAAGGAAATCGAATTGAAGAATCAAGAAGGGATTCAAAAGGAGTTCCTAACGAAACTAAGGCATGATATAAACACACCATTGACCGCCATTCGGTTACAGCTGTTTTATTTAGAAAATAAGTACCCCGACATCCCATATGAATCTCTTTATCAAAAAATTCAGTACATCTCTGATTTGACAAATGAGTTTCATTTGAAATCAGTTCAATTTTTAGATGACTCCTATATTTCGAAAGATGACATATCTATTGAGGAGTTACTAAATAAAATGGTCAAAAAATGGGGTTATCTATTCAGTATAAATAATATCGAATTGAGATTTAAGGTTAATGAAAAAGACTTTATATGGAAAAGTCATGGGTTATGGCTTCAGCGGTTATTTGATAATATCTTTCAAAATGTACTAAAACACTCACAGGCTGACATGTTTGAAATTGTCACTCACAATGAAGTCATTACAATGAAAGATAACGGAAGCGGATTTACGCCTGGAGAAAGTTCTGATGGAATAGGATTAAAAGTAATCGATGATCTCGCTAGTATTCTTGAATTAAATTACACTCTTCAATCGGGAGATGAAGGAACTGTTTTTCATTTTTCAATGAAGAAGTAACCAATTCCTCTATTCATCTAATAATGAAGTATTATATAGTACTATTAAATGGAAGGAGTTAGATCGATGACGTATATTCTAAATGAGGGG
This genomic interval carries:
- a CDS encoding HAMP domain-containing sensor histidine kinase; protein product: MSLKRKYLIILILVIISVPVSVLFMNLVALGFYKLIFTQNVPFHESFAYTIMYGLFILSFMILAYFFSRSINSLLKKITILNNTIRDLAKSEEIPEKIEIHSKDEVGDLIKSVNLLIERTTYKEIELKNQEGIQKEFLTKLRHDINTPLTAIRLQLFYLENKYPDIPYESLYQKIQYISDLTNEFHLKSVQFLDDSYISKDDISIEELLNKMVKKWGYLFSINNIELRFKVNEKDFIWKSHGLWLQRLFDNIFQNVLKHSQADMFEIVTHNEVITMKDNGSGFTPGESSDGIGLKVIDDLASILELNYTLQSGDEGTVFHFSMKK